One window of Gloeothece citriformis PCC 7424 genomic DNA carries:
- a CDS encoding DUF3122 domain-containing protein: protein MLYQSRHSLPDETGSTWQVVLFKRVQEGEVKTIELRLVGFPGNVTFIHPKTLEIITGKGKILDAQDHFAKATPAPNVGQYDLKEILSQLPANGRIRLILPLERERVLFVPAPVLLEWQLLAES from the coding sequence GTGTTATATCAATCTCGCCATAGTTTACCCGATGAAACCGGCAGCACTTGGCAAGTCGTTCTATTTAAGCGTGTTCAAGAAGGGGAAGTGAAAACGATCGAGCTACGTTTAGTCGGATTTCCCGGAAACGTTACCTTTATTCATCCTAAAACTTTGGAAATCATCACGGGTAAGGGGAAGATTTTAGACGCTCAAGATCACTTTGCCAAAGCAACACCCGCTCCTAACGTAGGTCAATACGATCTCAAAGAAATATTATCTCAATTACCGGCTAACGGGCGAATACGGTTGATATTGCCGCTAGAAAGAGAGCGAGTGCTATTTGTGCCGGCACCGGTACTGCTGGAATGGCAGTTACTCGCCGAATCTTAA
- a CDS encoding Tll0287-like domain-containing protein: MKVFKLAIIIGFFGLVSLILQPGNAYALNDPTDLVKAVQEIEYLDSMRSSLAESLKEQTEPPTPETFKQVCQPVGMRAKQLSQDNGWQVKQIAKKYRNSSHAPTTLNEQMALAKFDQNPELIGFWQEEKLNNQDGIHYYRRINVEATCLACHGAKNSRPQFIGENILKISLMISKKGIYGECIPFLFRLLKKLYNQQPENKDAIFCLCNFKYYYSIIYLFRLSSTGECSYPTTGRSTRTSVISISP, from the coding sequence ATGAAAGTTTTTAAGTTAGCTATAATCATCGGTTTTTTTGGGCTTGTGAGCCTAATTTTGCAACCCGGCAACGCTTACGCCCTAAATGATCCAACAGATCTCGTTAAAGCCGTCCAAGAGATTGAATATCTTGATTCGATGCGGTCTAGCTTGGCTGAAAGTTTAAAAGAACAAACCGAACCCCCAACCCCCGAAACCTTTAAACAAGTTTGTCAACCCGTAGGCATGAGAGCCAAACAACTCTCTCAAGACAATGGCTGGCAAGTTAAACAAATCGCCAAAAAATATCGCAATTCCTCCCATGCTCCCACCACATTAAATGAACAGATGGCCTTGGCAAAATTTGACCAAAATCCAGAGTTAATCGGTTTTTGGCAAGAAGAAAAGCTTAATAATCAAGACGGAATTCATTACTATCGCCGTATTAACGTTGAGGCAACCTGTTTAGCTTGTCATGGGGCTAAAAATTCTCGACCTCAATTTATTGGGGAAAATATCCTCAAGATCTCGCTTATGATTTCAAAGAAGGGGATTTACGGGGAATGTATTCCGTTTTTATTCCGACTCTTAAAGAAGCTTTACAACCAACAACCGGAAAATAAAGATGCGATTTTTTGTCTCTGTAATTTTAAGTATTATTATTCTATTATCTATCTGTTTAGGCTTTCCTCAACCGGGGAATGCAGTTATCCGACAACAGGAAGAAGCACCCGGACAAGTGTTATATCAATCTCGCCATAG
- the tnpB gene encoding IS200/IS605 family element RNA-guided endonuclease TnpB produces MGNKAYRFRLYPNQEQQAFLAKCFGCSRFVYNHFLRVTTDVYAESKKHFRYKEWARLLVQLKKEFQWLAEVNSQSLQQTLKDLESAFTRFFKKLAKFPRFKKRLSRQSFRVPQHFSVTSDGKLKLPKMNPIKMVVHREIEGTLKNVTISKTPSGKYYASIVTETEIYKAPLTGEKIGLDLGLKDFVITSKPEKFPNPRYFQKSLRRLKIRQRRLSRKVKGANNRSKARLIVAKIHEKVANQRLDYQHKISLKLTCENQAISCEDLNIKGMVKNRKLAKQISDVAWGQFLTLLEYKGDIYGCEIHRVDRFFPSSKRCSKCGYIKEDLTLTDREWTCPECSEHHDRDVNACYNLLQFSDLKIPLEEREFTPNQTVEMLCIKSVSS; encoded by the coding sequence ATGGGTAATAAAGCATATCGTTTTAGGCTCTATCCTAATCAAGAACAACAGGCATTTTTAGCTAAATGCTTTGGCTGCTCTAGATTTGTCTATAACCATTTCCTGAGAGTTACCACCGATGTCTATGCCGAATCTAAAAAACATTTTCGCTATAAAGAGTGGGCAAGATTACTTGTTCAACTCAAGAAAGAATTTCAATGGTTGGCGGAGGTTAACTCTCAATCTTTACAGCAAACTTTAAAAGATTTAGAATCTGCTTTTACTAGATTCTTCAAGAAGTTAGCGAAGTTTCCCCGATTCAAGAAACGGCTTTCAAGGCAATCTTTTAGAGTTCCCCAACATTTTTCTGTCACTTCGGACGGAAAGCTTAAACTTCCTAAGATGAACCCAATTAAGATGGTTGTTCACAGGGAGATTGAAGGAACACTCAAAAATGTGACTATTAGTAAAACTCCTTCGGGTAAATATTACGCTTCGATTGTCACAGAAACCGAAATATATAAAGCACCATTAACAGGTGAAAAAATCGGTTTGGACTTAGGATTAAAAGATTTTGTTATCACTTCTAAGCCTGAAAAGTTTCCTAACCCTAGATATTTTCAGAAATCTTTGAGACGGTTAAAAATACGACAAAGGAGGTTAAGTCGTAAGGTTAAAGGTGCTAATAACCGAAGTAAAGCTAGATTAATAGTAGCTAAGATTCATGAAAAAGTAGCCAATCAACGATTAGACTATCAACATAAAATAAGTCTAAAACTAACTTGTGAGAACCAAGCAATTAGCTGTGAAGACTTAAATATCAAGGGGATGGTTAAAAATCGGAAGTTGGCTAAACAAATTAGTGATGTTGCTTGGGGGCAATTCCTAACTCTTTTAGAATATAAGGGAGATATCTATGGCTGTGAAATCCACAGGGTTGATAGATTCTTTCCCAGTTCTAAAAGGTGTTCTAAGTGTGGATATATCAAAGAAGATTTAACTCTCACTGATAGAGAGTGGACTTGCCCCGAATGTTCTGAACATCACGATAGAGATGTCAACGCTTGTTACAACTTGCTACAGTTTTCTGATTTAAAAATACCGTTGGAAGAACGGGAATTTACGCCTAACCAGACAGTTGAAATGCTGTGTATCAAGAGCGTTAGTTCTTGA